A part of Lacinutrix sp. 5H-3-7-4 genomic DNA contains:
- a CDS encoding succinate dehydrogenase cytochrome b subunit produces the protein MSGILNSSIGRKFAMALSALFLMIFLLQHFTINLLSVFSEDTFNNVSHFMGTFWLIQYVLQPVLILGVIFHFVMGFVLEIRNRNARQISYAKNNGSANSSWMSRNMIWSGLAILAFIGLHFYDFWAPEINVKYFKGDMSGLIDPDNVNSGFRYWEELHHKFVDIWRVVLYCIAFIFLALHLLHGFSSAFQSTGMNNKYTKSLQGFGKAYAIIIPLGFVFIALFHHFTH, from the coding sequence ATGAGCGGAATTTTAAATTCTTCAATAGGAAGAAAGTTTGCTATGGCACTTTCGGCACTCTTTCTTATGATTTTCTTATTACAACACTTTACCATCAATTTGCTTTCTGTTTTTAGTGAAGATACATTTAATAATGTTTCTCATTTTATGGGAACGTTTTGGTTAATTCAATACGTGTTGCAACCTGTTTTAATTTTAGGAGTGATTTTTCACTTTGTAATGGGTTTTGTGCTAGAAATAAGAAACAGAAATGCTAGACAAATTAGCTACGCTAAAAACAATGGTTCTGCAAATTCATCATGGATGAGTAGAAACATGATTTGGAGTGGGTTAGCAATATTAGCGTTTATAGGTCTTCATTTTTACGATTTTTGGGCTCCAGAAATTAACGTAAAATACTTTAAAGGAGATATGAGTGGACTTATAGATCCAGATAACGTAAATAGCGGTTTTAGATACTGGGAAGAGTTACACCATAAATTTGTAGATATATGGAGAGTTGTTTTATACTGTATCGCATTTATTTTCTTAGCGCTTCACCTTTTACATGGGTTTAGCTCTGCATTCCAATCTACAGGAATGAATAATAAATACACTAAAAGTTTACAAGGTTTTGGAAAAGCATATGCTATCATTATTCCATTAGGATTTGTTTTCATAGCATTATTTCATCACTTTACTCACTAA
- a CDS encoding succinate dehydrogenase/fumarate reductase iron-sulfur subunit: MNLTLKIWRQKNANDKGKMVDYKISDISPDMSFLEMLDVLNEQLINSGDEPVAFDHDCREGICGMCSLYINGEAHGPDRGVTTCQLHMRMFNDGDTIFIEPFRAKAFPVIKDLVVDRSSFDRIQHAGGFISVNTSGNTIDANAIPVNKENADDAFSAATCIGCGACVASCKNSSAMLFVGAKVSQFALLPQGQVEATDRVLNMVKQMDEEGFGNCTNTGACEVECPKGISLENIARMNREYLAASLKG; encoded by the coding sequence ATGAATTTAACGTTAAAAATATGGCGTCAAAAAAACGCTAACGATAAAGGGAAAATGGTTGATTATAAAATTAGCGATATTTCTCCAGATATGTCATTCCTTGAAATGTTAGATGTTTTAAACGAACAACTAATTAATAGTGGAGACGAACCAGTAGCTTTCGATCATGATTGTCGCGAAGGTATTTGTGGTATGTGCTCATTATACATTAATGGTGAAGCGCACGGTCCAGATCGTGGTGTTACAACATGCCAGTTACACATGCGTATGTTTAACGATGGTGACACTATTTTTATAGAACCATTTAGAGCAAAAGCTTTTCCAGTAATAAAAGATTTAGTTGTAGATAGAAGTTCTTTCGATCGTATACAACATGCAGGTGGTTTTATTTCTGTAAACACATCAGGAAATACAATTGATGCTAATGCAATACCAGTTAATAAAGAAAATGCAGATGATGCTTTTAGTGCAGCAACATGTATAGGTTGTGGAGCTTGTGTAGCAAGTTGTAAAAATTCTTCTGCCATGTTATTTGTTGGAGCTAAAGTATCACAATTTGCACTATTACCACAAGGTCAGGTAGAAGCAACAGACCGTGTATTAAACATGGTTAAGCAAATGGATGAAGAAGGTTTTGGTAACTGTACAAATACAGGAGCTTGTGAGGTTGAATGTCCAAAAGGGATTTCTTTAGAGAATATTGCACGTATGAATCGTGAGTATTTAGCTGCTAGCTTAAAAGGATAA
- a CDS encoding fumarate reductase/succinate dehydrogenase flavoprotein subunit — protein MALDSKIPQGPIADKWTNYKNHIDLVNPANKRNIDVIVVGTGLAGGSAAATLAELGYNVKAFCFQDSPRRAHSIAAQGGINAAKNYQGDGDSTYRLFYDTVKGGDYRSREANVYRLAEVSANIIDQCVAQGVPFAREYGGLLDNRSFGGVLVSRTFYAAGQTGQQLLLGAYSAMNRQIGRGKIKMYNRHEMLDVVKVDGKARGIITRNLITGEIERHSAHAVVLGTGGYGNVFFLSTNAMGSNVTAAWKAHKRGAYFANPCYTQIHPTCIPVSGDHQSKLTLMSESLRNDGRIWVPKHMKDVEAIKAGTLKPKDLAEEDRDYYLERRYPAFGNLVPRDVASRAAKERCDAGYGVNATGEAVFLDFASAIERYGKEQATVRHLDVNDAALVKKLGQEVVKNKYGNLFQMYEKIVDQDPYNTPMMIYPAVHYTMGGVWVDYNLMTTVPGLYCIGEANFSDHGANRLGASALMQGLADGYFVLPYTIGDYLSNDIRTGPISTDSKEFEEAEKEVREKIEFFVTNKGQHSVDYFHKRLGKIMWNKVGMSRNVQGLTEAISEIKALRAQFWKEVSVPGSSDELNEELAKAGRVADFLELGELFAKDALHREESAGGHFREDAVELDGEQKGEAKRDDENFAYVAAWEYKGEPSDAILHKEQLEFNDIELKQRSYK, from the coding sequence ATGGCTTTAGATTCTAAAATACCTCAAGGTCCAATTGCAGACAAATGGACTAATTATAAAAATCATATAGACTTAGTTAACCCTGCTAACAAACGTAACATTGATGTTATTGTTGTTGGTACAGGATTAGCAGGTGGATCTGCTGCTGCTACTTTAGCAGAGCTAGGTTATAACGTAAAAGCGTTTTGCTTCCAAGATTCTCCAAGACGTGCACACTCTATTGCGGCACAAGGAGGAATTAATGCAGCAAAAAACTATCAAGGAGATGGAGATTCAACTTACAGATTGTTTTATGATACTGTAAAAGGTGGAGATTACCGTTCTCGTGAAGCTAACGTATACCGTTTAGCAGAGGTTTCAGCAAATATTATCGACCAATGTGTGGCTCAAGGTGTTCCTTTTGCACGTGAGTATGGTGGATTATTAGATAACCGTTCGTTTGGTGGTGTATTAGTATCTCGTACTTTTTATGCAGCTGGACAAACAGGACAACAATTATTGTTAGGAGCGTATTCTGCTATGAACCGTCAAATTGGTCGTGGTAAAATTAAAATGTACAATCGTCATGAAATGCTTGACGTTGTAAAAGTTGATGGAAAGGCTCGAGGCATTATAACGCGTAACTTAATTACTGGAGAAATTGAAAGACACTCAGCACACGCTGTTGTTTTAGGAACTGGTGGTTATGGAAACGTATTCTTCTTATCAACAAACGCAATGGGAAGTAATGTTACAGCAGCTTGGAAAGCACACAAACGTGGCGCTTACTTTGCAAACCCATGTTATACACAAATTCACCCAACATGTATTCCGGTTTCTGGAGATCACCAATCTAAACTTACGTTAATGTCAGAGTCATTACGTAATGATGGACGTATCTGGGTGCCAAAACACATGAAAGATGTTGAAGCTATTAAAGCAGGAACATTAAAACCAAAAGATTTAGCAGAAGAAGATAGAGATTACTATTTAGAGCGTCGTTATCCAGCTTTTGGTAACTTAGTACCACGTGATGTTGCCTCTCGTGCAGCAAAAGAACGTTGTGATGCTGGTTATGGTGTTAATGCAACAGGTGAAGCTGTATTTTTAGATTTTGCTTCGGCAATAGAGCGTTATGGAAAAGAGCAGGCAACAGTTAGACATTTAGATGTAAATGATGCTGCTTTAGTTAAAAAATTAGGGCAAGAGGTCGTTAAAAATAAATATGGAAACTTATTCCAAATGTATGAGAAAATTGTAGATCAAGATCCATACAATACGCCAATGATGATTTATCCAGCAGTACACTACACCATGGGTGGTGTTTGGGTAGATTATAATTTAATGACAACCGTTCCTGGTTTATACTGTATTGGAGAAGCTAATTTCTCAGATCACGGTGCAAACAGACTTGGAGCTTCTGCGTTAATGCAAGGTTTAGCAGATGGTTATTTTGTGTTACCATATACTATTGGTGATTACTTATCAAACGATATCCGTACTGGCCCAATTTCAACAGACTCAAAAGAATTTGAAGAAGCAGAAAAAGAAGTGCGTGAGAAAATTGAGTTTTTTGTAACTAATAAAGGACAACATTCTGTAGATTATTTCCATAAGAGATTAGGAAAAATCATGTGGAACAAAGTAGGTATGTCTAGAAATGTACAAGGTTTAACTGAAGCTATTTCAGAAATTAAAGCTTTAAGAGCGCAATTCTGGAAAGAAGTTAGTGTACCAGGTTCTAGTGATGAGTTAAACGAAGAATTAGCGAAAGCAGGACGTGTAGCAGATTTCTTAGAATTAGGAGAGTTGTTCGCAAAAGATGCTTTACATAGAGAAGAATCTGCTGGTGGACACTTTAGAGAAGACGCCGTAGAGTTAGATGGTGAGCAAAAAGGCGAAGCAAAAAGAGACGATGAAAACTTTGCTTACGTTGCAGCTTGGGAATATAAAGGAGAGCCTAGTGATGCTATTTTGCATAAAGAGCAGTTAGAGTTCAATGATATAGAATTAAAACAAAGAAGTTATAAATAA
- a CDS encoding exo-alpha-sialidase, whose protein sequence is MKLKLFLTVLLAFILKAQAQQPATNSNTVKQALAQKKLMVESSLVKNVAFKNIGPTVMSGRVVDIDVNPNNTSEFYVGYASGGLWYTKNNGSSFTPVLDNAQTQNVGDIAVDWQSGTIWVGTGENNSSRSSYAGIGILKSTNKGETWEHVGLPDSHHIGRILINPNNINEVVVGVTGHLYSSNKERGIYKTKDGGKTWQQTLFVDENSGIIDVQQSPNNFNILYASSWTRDRKAWNFDGSGNNSAIFKSTDAGETWQKISTKESGFPTGNGVGRIGLAVSNDNVLYAFHDSQFRRKENNKKEETRGLKKEEFKTMSTETFLALDDKKLNGFLKMNNFQEKYRAENVKQMVRSGNVKPVDLANYLEDANSMLFDTPVIGAEVYKSTNGGKTWSKTHDDYLDDVYYSYGYYFGEIRVDPQDENGIYIMGVPILKSKDGGKSFTSISKENVHADHQALWVNPKVSGHLINGNDGGLNMSYDDGETWEKLNVNSVGQFYAINVDNQEPYRVYGGLQDNGVWVGAHNAPQNRAWHQNGQYPWESIMGGDGMQIEIDNRNANIVYTGYQFGNYYRINRETGEQKYIQPKHELGESPYRFNWQTPIHLSRHNQDILYLGGNKLMRSLDKGEHWKAISKDLTNGGKKGNVAYGTLTSISESPFEFGLIYVGSDDGLVHVTKNGGGSWENISANLPKDLWVSRIVASKHKKERVYLTLNGYRWDDFTSYVYKSEDYGKTWSSIASNISASAVNVIREDFKNENILYLGTDNGAYVSFNKGESWEAFSKNLPAVAVHDIVLHEKSNDLLLGTHGRSIYKTNVEPLQEMNASVKKQSLAIFNIEKIRSSRRWGNSWSKWMQPYEPSNTITFYSSEEAKKTIEIRSDKNSVLQTIDVDVNKGFNYVEYDFTLTEKGRKKLLKENTTIDIEKAKNGKYYLPKGKYIISIDGVTKGFEIE, encoded by the coding sequence ATGAAACTTAAATTATTTTTAACTGTCTTGCTTGCTTTTATTTTAAAAGCTCAAGCGCAACAACCAGCAACAAATTCTAATACTGTAAAACAAGCGCTTGCACAAAAGAAGCTAATGGTAGAATCATCATTAGTTAAAAATGTGGCCTTTAAAAATATTGGACCAACAGTAATGAGTGGTCGTGTTGTAGATATAGATGTTAATCCAAATAATACTTCAGAGTTTTATGTAGGTTATGCTTCTGGAGGTTTGTGGTATACAAAAAATAATGGATCTTCTTTTACTCCTGTTTTAGATAATGCTCAAACTCAAAATGTAGGTGATATTGCTGTAGATTGGCAGTCTGGAACTATTTGGGTTGGTACAGGAGAAAATAATAGCTCGCGCTCATCTTACGCAGGAATAGGTATTTTAAAATCTACAAATAAAGGTGAAACTTGGGAACATGTTGGCTTGCCAGATTCTCACCATATTGGGCGTATTTTAATAAACCCAAATAATATAAATGAAGTTGTGGTTGGTGTAACAGGTCATTTATATTCGTCAAATAAAGAACGCGGCATTTATAAAACAAAAGATGGTGGTAAAACATGGCAGCAAACTTTGTTTGTAGATGAAAATAGTGGAATTATAGATGTGCAACAGTCGCCAAATAACTTTAATATTCTTTATGCTTCATCATGGACACGTGATAGAAAAGCTTGGAATTTTGATGGTAGCGGAAATAATTCAGCAATATTTAAAAGTACAGATGCTGGTGAAACTTGGCAGAAAATATCTACTAAAGAAAGTGGTTTTCCAACAGGAAATGGTGTTGGGCGAATAGGTTTGGCAGTATCAAACGATAATGTATTATATGCTTTTCATGATAGTCAATTTAGAAGAAAAGAAAATAATAAAAAAGAAGAAACTCGCGGACTTAAAAAAGAAGAGTTTAAAACCATGAGTACAGAAACCTTTTTAGCTTTAGATGATAAAAAGTTAAACGGATTTTTAAAAATGAATAATTTTCAGGAAAAATATCGCGCTGAAAATGTAAAGCAAATGGTGCGTAGTGGTAATGTAAAACCTGTAGATTTAGCCAACTATCTTGAAGATGCTAATTCTATGTTGTTTGATACGCCTGTAATTGGAGCCGAAGTTTATAAAAGTACAAATGGTGGAAAAACATGGAGTAAAACACACGACGATTATTTAGACGATGTATACTATTCGTATGGTTACTATTTTGGAGAAATTAGAGTCGATCCTCAAGATGAAAACGGTATCTATATAATGGGAGTTCCAATTTTAAAATCTAAAGATGGCGGGAAATCTTTTACATCTATTAGTAAAGAAAACGTGCATGCAGATCATCAGGCATTATGGGTAAACCCAAAAGTATCTGGGCATTTAATAAACGGTAACGATGGCGGTTTAAACATGTCTTACGATGATGGTGAAACATGGGAAAAACTAAACGTAAATAGTGTTGGGCAGTTTTATGCAATTAATGTAGACAACCAAGAGCCATATCGCGTGTACGGTGGTTTGCAAGATAACGGTGTTTGGGTTGGTGCACACAATGCGCCTCAAAATAGAGCTTGGCATCAAAACGGACAATATCCTTGGGAGTCAATAATGGGTGGCGACGGTATGCAAATAGAAATAGATAACCGTAATGCAAATATTGTTTACACAGGTTATCAATTTGGTAACTATTATAGAATTAATAGAGAAACAGGAGAACAAAAATACATACAACCAAAACATGAGTTGGGCGAAAGTCCTTATAGGTTTAACTGGCAAACACCAATACATTTATCGCGTCATAACCAAGATATATTATATTTAGGTGGTAACAAATTAATGAGGTCTCTAGATAAAGGAGAGCATTGGAAAGCAATTTCTAAAGATTTAACTAATGGTGGTAAAAAAGGAAACGTAGCTTATGGAACATTGACTTCTATTAGCGAATCGCCTTTTGAATTTGGATTAATTTATGTTGGTAGTGATGATGGTTTGGTACATGTTACTAAAAATGGAGGCGGCAGTTGGGAAAATATTTCTGCTAACCTTCCAAAAGATTTGTGGGTAAGTAGGATAGTAGCATCAAAACACAAAAAAGAACGTGTTTACTTAACGTTAAATGGTTACCGTTGGGACGACTTTACAAGCTACGTTTATAAGTCTGAAGATTATGGAAAAACATGGTCGTCTATAGCTTCAAATATTTCAGCTTCTGCAGTAAATGTTATTCGCGAAGATTTTAAAAACGAAAACATATTGTATTTAGGTACAGATAATGGTGCTTATGTATCATTTAATAAAGGAGAAAGTTGGGAAGCATTTTCAAAAAACTTACCAGCAGTAGCAGTACACGATATAGTATTACATGAAAAATCTAATGATTTGTTATTGGGAACTCACGGTAGAAGCATTTACAAAACTAATGTAGAGCCGCTTCAGGAAATGAACGCATCGGTAAAAAAACAGTCATTAGCTATTTTTAATATTGAAAAAATTAGAAGTAGTCGCCGTTGGGGAAATAGCTGGAGTAAATGGATGCAACCTTACGAACCTTCAAATACTATAACGTTTTATTCTAGTGAAGAAGCTAAAAAAACTATCGAAATTAGAAGCGATAAAAATTCAGTATTGCAAACAATAGATGTAGACGTTAATAAAGGTTTTAATTATGTAGAATACGATTTTACTTTAACCGAAAAAGGACGTAAAAAATTATTAAAAGAAAACACAACAATAGATATTGAAAAAGCAAAAAATGGTAAATATTACTTGCCTAAAGGAAAATATATAATTTCAATTGATGGTGTAACTAAAGGTTTTGAAATAGAATAG